Within Sinorhizobium sp. RAC02, the genomic segment TGTCCTCGGGAGGTTAGACGAAGCAAACGACAAGCTGAAAAAGTTCTTCGGAGAAAAGCAGCCGTCCGTTGTTAAACTAGACAAGGAGGTACACGCAAATGTAGAGCAACTCATGAAAGAATGGGACATTTCGTTCGAGGGAAGTCTTGATGGCGTGATTAACGGCCTAGTCCAAATGAGCGTCGACCGCGTTTCACGCCGGGAAGAAAGTATTCGAATAGCTGTAGGCGAAGGCGACGCTCGGCGCATTGTCGAGCTAATACCGCCATGGGAAACCAGTCCCAGGAGCGGGGAATAATGTCAGTCCGCAAGCGTGAATGGACGACACCAAAGGGCGAGGCGAAATCCGCTTGGGTGGTCGATTACTTCGACACGGCCGGAAAACGGCGCCTGAAGACTTTCAGACTGAAGAAAGAGGCCGACCAGTTCGCCGCCACGGCGAGCGTCGAGGTGCGCGAGGGAGTGCACGTAGCGGATAGCGCGACAATTACCATTGAGGAAGCCGGGAAGCTTTGGCTAAAGTCCGGTGACGCTGCAGGCCTTGAGCGGACATCAATCGATCAGCGCAAGCAGCACCTTAACCTTCACATCGTGCCCCTGGCGAGCGCGGTAAAGCTCACGAAGGTGACGGCACCGTGGGTTCGCTCATTCCAAGATGATCTTCGAGAGAATGGCCGTTCCGCAGCAATGGTGAAGCGCGTGACCGTGAGCCTCGGTAGCATCTTGGCAGACGCGCAGGGCCGGGGCTTGGTTGTGCGGAATGCTGTCCATGAGCTGTCGAAGGCCAGATCCGGAACGAAAAAGTCGGAGAAGCGCTCGAAGGCCAAGCTGCGCGTCGGCATGGATATTCCGACGAACGCAGAAATCCGGCGGATCCTTGACACGGCTGCGGGAAGATATCGGCCGTTGCTGGTAACGATGATCTTCACGGGTATTCGGGCAAGCGAGGCGCGCGGGCTCCGTTGGGAGGACGTCGACCTCGGAAAGGCGCAGTTGCACATTAGGCAACGAGCCGATCGGTACGGCGAAGTCGCCATGCCAAAGAGCGAGGCAGGTCAAAGAACCGTCCCCCTACCCCCGATGGTCGTGAACACGCTGAAAGAATGGAAACTGGCATGCCCAAACAGCGAAGCGGGATTGGTATTCCCGAACGCGGCCGGCAACATCGAATACCACCAAAACATGCTCCAGCGTGGATTATGGCCGACGCAGATCAAGGCAGGCATGGGTGTTCCGACAGGGAAGTTTGACGAGAAAGGAAACCCGATCATGGCGCCGAAGTATTCCGGCTTTCACGCGCTACGCCACTGGTACGCAAGTTGGCTGATCAATCGGAAGTCGGACGGGGGCTTGGAACTGCCGGCGAAGACCGTGCAAACTCGGATGGGCCATAGCTCCATTCAGGTGACGTTCGACACCTACGGTCACCTGTTCCCGTCGACGGACGAAGGGGCGGAAATGGCTGCCGCGGAAATGGCCCTCTTTGCGATCAATGCAACATGAGTGCAACATGCTGCGTTTTTCAGAAATAAAACCAGCATTAAATTAAACACTCTGACTCCGTTAATCTTGGTTCGAATCCAGGTTCCCCAGCCAACCTCTTTTTTTTCAATAGAAACAACTACTTGAAAAATATTAGCAGCCGCTAAGTGTTAAACCTGCGCGGATGATCCACACGGCTCATCTCGTGAACGTGCGCTACCCTTGCGAATCCTGTGATTCCCGCTCAACCTGCGATCGGAGTATTGGGGGGGGGCATGGATTTCATATCTTGGTTGCTCGCGCTGATCGGAATCGGTAGCGACCGCGCCATGCACCAGAGCGACCGGCGAGCAGAAGTGGCAAGGCTGAATGCTGAAGTCGCTGGCGAGGCTGGACGAACGCTCGACATACTTTCCATGGTCACACCACGTCTTACTCGTCTCGCCTCCCAAGTAGCGACCGACCTGCCAGACCTACACACCACCATTGTTAAATTCTTGGACGAGCAGCGGAGCGCCGCCCTTCAACTTATCCAGATGACGGAAGACAACAAACAAAAGATCGCGGGTGCAAAAGGGTTTGTCGATTGGGACAAGACGCTTCACGACTATCAAGAATGGCGCGTCACTGCGTCACGTATTCCACCGTGGGCGCAAGGCGTCGTTGATCGGTATGACGCTATTTTCCTCGAAGCTGGGATTAGATAAAATGCAAGCGTTGTGAGGTTCGAAATCGACCAAAACATTGAAAAACAATGATAATTTCTGGCTGTTGTAATGTTGTAACGGGCTGAAATTTGGCTGCAAAAACCACTAACCCGCAACCGATGAACTGTCTCGAGCAGTGTGTCGAGCCAAGGAACATTATGATACTTATACTCTAGAAACTCACTTTGCAGGAACGTATCTTCAAGAACCGACTTTTGGCTACGGTAGAATATCTGGTCTCTTGAATAGACCTTAACCAATCTATTGAACTGCAAAACTTCAAGTCGATTTAGCTTAATTGTCATAAAACTCGGAACCGTGGAATAACTATTTGTACATGAGTAAATTACGGCCACTAATGGCGCAATCAGAACTATTGTCTTTCTGTGTCCAATAGAAACTTCGTGAGCCATATTCGTATATAACACACCTCCAGATATAAATTCCTGCTCATCTGTGTATGCGACAACGTATTTTCCACCTTGAAAATTTCTAGTTATTAAATCTAACTTATGCGCCAAGTTCATACTTATTAGATTTTTGTCGACCCTCGGCTCTTTAAAACCCATTCTTTCTTGATAATACGCCGCAGTTTTAGCCTGGCTATTTCTATTCCTGGGACTGCGGACGATCAGTGAAGCAAGTCCTAAACCAATATCATCGTGGAATGGTTTACTCACGTCATGAGCCGTAAGCCTGTCCATTAATGACGTTTTGGTTCCCCACGGGCTTAGCCTCGAATGCCAGTAACTCTCCCGTCAAGCTAGGAAACCGGGAGTCGGCGGCATCGAATTTTGATTCAAACGAAAACGACCAAGGGCCATCCATTTTGACGGCATGCCCGTTGGTGATAGCTCCAAATTGCGCGGGAGGAGACCGAAGCTCTTTACCCTCGGGCGTGATGCGCGTCACGCAATCATCGTCGCCAACCCAAAAACTCGAAAGGCCTTTCGGCCACCAATGATGCAGGCCAGTTTTAACGGGATTGTTCATTAAGGTTTTGGTCCATAGTCAATCGGTCGCAAGCAAATTTGTGAGTTAAGACTAGGTGCGAAGGGGGATGTTTGAATATAACACCTTCTCGTTTGCGTCCTTTACTCCAGCTCTTTCCAGCTCAAGAACAAGGGCGTCCCACACTGGGATAGAAAACTGCGTAGGGCCGATTATGACTCTTTCCAAGAGATCCGGCACGCCAATTCCCTTCATCCCGCTCTCTTCGTGGTCTTGTAGAGGTATCTTAAAAATTGGTTGCGGTATCCCAGCTATACACTCAACCTCTAGCTTAAGCGCGCCGGGATCATCCAAACCCTGTGTGTGCATAATTCGCCATTCCTTTTCCTCAAGGAAGCCCGGATGCTTGGAGCACATGGCGATAGCTCGAAGAAGCATGCAGAAATAGCCTTTGATGTCTTCACGAGTTTGCGAAACAACGAATTCTTAGTTGTCGATGATATTTTTTGCAATTTCTAGGAACACATCTCGAAGTTCGATGTCCCCGAAATAATAGACAGGGCTACTAAACGCGCCAAAGGTCTCTGCTAAGCTGTATAGTGGCAAAGGGTTTATGACTAATCCAACGCCTACCTGATTTGCGGTGTAAGAACGCCAAATTGACAAGCGCCCAAATGAATTTTCTGACGGCTCATGTTCTGACAGACACGTAACGTATGTTTTGTTTCGAAGCTGGAAGAGCCAGCCATCGAATCATTGAACACTTTCAGCGGAAAGGTCGGGGAAGATCGCATCGATCGCTATAGCGATAGCCCGAAGCCCTTTTTGTGATTCCGAATCTATGGGCGGCTCAAACGAGCGTTGCAGAAGTTGAAAACCGTGTTCCACTTCCATGTAGTCGTTCATACACCTCACATTAGGCATCCATACAATGCCATTGCGTATAATGGAGATTGCCGCAGCCGCCGAAGTATAATGAATTAGTCGCTTATTGAATTTGATAAGATCATCACGACGCCTGCTTTCGTGTGGGGCAAAAATTTCCCGTAGCTTGAAGCCGTCATCAATCATAGGAAGCCTCTCGAATCGGCAACTTTAGCGATTATACAGAAACTGATTAAGCCCGCCGAGGTCATCGGCGGGCTTGAAGTTTAGTCTACGCGGCAGCCTCGGCAGCCAATGAGCTCAAGATGCCTGAAACTCCTTCTTTGCCGCCTTGCGAAGACCGAGAACGATAAGCTGCTCTGAGGCAGAAAGCGGCTTACGGATTTCGGCAAGCTCACGCGCGGCGACCTCGGCGGCATACCTCGCATGAGCATTGTCAACCATGAGGCGAAGGGTCGGGTCGGGACTAGATTTCGTCCCTAGCCACTTCGTCGGCAGGATCACGATAGGTAAGACCGTCACGGCCGTAACCTACTGCCCAAACTTCTACCATATCGAGCAAGTCAAACGTCAGTTCGGGAAGGTCGCGCCGGGCTGCAGGCATAGCGCACGCGGTTTCAATCTTCACGAACAAGCTGTTTAAAAGCTCATTGCGGGCGTGGCCCGTTGCTACCGTGGTGATCGCCGTGGTATTCGTCGCCATAGGAACCTCTTTCTTGAAGGTCTGGGGTTTTCGATCTGCCGGGGCGGTTGCACCCGCTTCCGGCAGTAATTCCATCAAGCGGAATGCTTGATGCCACCACGCAAAGGTCGGTTGATCGGAACGGCATTTAACTGCCGGTCGCGTTCAATTCTGATGTGATTTTCTATGTGGGCCGTCCCTGTTCGTTGCGGGACTTCCTATTAGCTAGACGAAAGTATAGAAAACAATAGCCGCGCCATAGGCGTGTTGCCTTGACGGCCTCACCTATTGATTTCTTCTGACAGGATTGTTTAGGCGGCGTGCTTGACGCTCTCCAATTCGTCGCCCGTGAAGCAGGACGCCGGCCATATCTCGCCGTGATCGCCGAGGATCATAATCAGGCGCGTGCGAAGGTCATCCGGCGCTGCCGGATCAAATTTATCAAACAGGTTTTCAAGCTGGTCGAGAACGTCGTGATACGCGTCTGTCGGCATGTAATGCTGCATTTCGATTTCAATCCCCCGGCCCGATAGTGGGCGGCCTCTTCATGAGTCAGCCGCGCCGATTTGGCAAGCACAAAAATTTCTCAAGACATTGATTATGCTTCTCTAATTTTAAGTAAGCACTTACTTATCTACTAGATATTTCGGTAAAAGAAGCCTCTGTCGACAAGGAGTGACAGCGGACT encodes:
- a CDS encoding Arc family DNA-binding protein, which translates into the protein MAKAGRGSDQFPLRLPPGMREQIKQAAEASGRSMNEEILDVLREYFPQQPGMEEILDEIAYTVQILEALRVEESSDGLTSSDKIQIVLGRLDEANDKLKKFFGEKQPSVVKLDKEVHANVEQLMKEWDISFEGSLDGVINGLVQMSVDRVSRREESIRIAVGEGDARRIVELIPPWETSPRSGE
- a CDS encoding site-specific integrase; the encoded protein is MSVRKREWTTPKGEAKSAWVVDYFDTAGKRRLKTFRLKKEADQFAATASVEVREGVHVADSATITIEEAGKLWLKSGDAAGLERTSIDQRKQHLNLHIVPLASAVKLTKVTAPWVRSFQDDLRENGRSAAMVKRVTVSLGSILADAQGRGLVVRNAVHELSKARSGTKKSEKRSKAKLRVGMDIPTNAEIRRILDTAAGRYRPLLVTMIFTGIRASEARGLRWEDVDLGKAQLHIRQRADRYGEVAMPKSEAGQRTVPLPPMVVNTLKEWKLACPNSEAGLVFPNAAGNIEYHQNMLQRGLWPTQIKAGMGVPTGKFDEKGNPIMAPKYSGFHALRHWYASWLINRKSDGGLELPAKTVQTRMGHSSIQVTFDTYGHLFPSTDEGAEMAAAEMALFAINAT
- a CDS encoding DUF2971 domain-containing protein — translated: MLLRAIAMCSKHPGFLEEKEWRIMHTQGLDDPGALKLEVECIAGIPQPIFKIPLQDHEESGMKGIGVPDLLERVIIGPTQFSIPVWDALVLELERAGVKDANEKVLYSNIPLRT